A region of the Peredibacter starrii genome:
TCATCGAAATAAGCGAATGATGAAAGGGAAAAGAGGGCAGCAGTGGAAAATAATAAGAATTTCATAACAACCTCAATCAATGGATTTATAGGTAATAGAAACTACTTCGTATGTTATTTCACCGGCCGGGACTTTGACGATGACCTCGTCACCTTCATTTTTTCCTAAGAGGGTCTTACCAATGGGCGACTGCCAGCTGATGCGACCTTTGGCAGTATCAACTTCATCAACACCTACAATTGTAAAGCGGCGCTCATTACCATCTTCATCAGTGACTTCAACTGTGGCCCCAAACTGTATCTTATCTGAGGTTATTTTGAGGGGATCCACAATGACGGCCGCGTCCAAACGCTTGGATAAAAATCTGACTCGACGATCAATTTCACGTAAACGTCTTTTTCCGTAAAGGTAGTCAGCATTCTCAGAGCGATCACCATTACTGGCCGCCCACTGCACCAGGCGTGTCACTTCTGGTCTTTCAACTTTTAAGAGTTGATCCAGTTCATCAACCAGCTTTTGATGACCTTTGGGAGTGATGTAATTATTTTTTTCCATATTCTTCGAGACCTTCAACAATGACGTTTTTCAGTTCAACTGAACAGGACCCGCTCTGAGCAAATTGATTAAGCAGAGCAGTTGGAGGTGTGTCCGATTTGTTTTGAAGATAATCGTCCAGGGCCTCAATGACATTGTCGAGCTCGGGCTGAGCCGTATCGTTCTTTTCAGACAAGCAAGATTGAAGAATCATCTCCATGACGATGGGACCCTTGTTGGCCTCGTAATGCATGATTTTTCGTTTTTGGTAGAAATAGTAAAGCACACCGAAGAGTGTGAAGAGACCAATTTCAATTAAAATATTTCCCCAAAGATCAAACATGCTTTAGTCCTAAAAAAGTTAACAGCGGTACATTGATAAAAAGTGGCGATGGGATCACGACCGCGCACCAGCAGTAAATACGCCTTAAAAAAGGAGAACTTACTTTAATATATTTTTTATCAATCCAAAGAGCCAGTCCTTGGATAAGAAAATAGGCCATCATCGTTCCAAAATAACTTTTCCGATAGATCAGCCAGTAAGGAAGATTGCACATAAGCTCGTGGAAGAGGCCTGAAAATAGAAAGCCCAGGAGAATTGTTTGAGATCGACTGTTGGATTTAAAAGCACCAGTAATGTCTCTCAGCCAGTCTTGAATCCAAAGGTTCCAGCGACGTCCCCAAAAATTCCCCAAGTCTCTACTCTTCAAAGGGTCGGCATGAATGGGCCAGGAATTTTTAAAGGGGAAGAGCAGTTGTCCAAGTGCTCCCATGGCTTCAGTGGAGAAATAAATCGCCGGTGATACCAGAAGGATTTTCCAGTAATTGAGATCTCCAAGAAAGTGCTTTGCTAGATAAACACTCAAAGCCGTCAGGGAAAAGAAGAGAACAAATTTTGGCACTAATCTTCGATTAGATCTCGGATGATGGTTCAAACTTCTAAGTGAAACATAAGGCGAGCGTAAGAAATTAAGCAATGTGATATTGGAGTGCTGGTAATTAAGTTTCCAACTCACGAGTTTCATCGCGAAATAACACGCAAAAAAATTCAAAACAAAGATGAGTTGATAAGTCAGATAATGCCCTTTCAGTTGACTGCATCACTACATTACACAATATAAATCTGCAATTTTTCGTGCGAAAAGAAAATGAAAACTATCTTTAGCGGATGCAGCAAAAACCGATAAGTCAGTAGGAAGGAGTGGTTATATGTACCATGCCAAAAGTTTAAAAGA
Encoded here:
- the greB gene encoding transcription elongation factor GreB, with the protein product MEKNNYITPKGHQKLVDELDQLLKVERPEVTRLVQWAASNGDRSENADYLYGKRRLREIDRRVRFLSKRLDAAVIVDPLKITSDKIQFGATVEVTDEDGNERRFTIVGVDEVDTAKGRISWQSPIGKTLLGKNEGDEVIVKVPAGEITYEVVSITYKSID
- a CDS encoding MBOAT family protein, whose product is MPKFVLFFSLTALSVYLAKHFLGDLNYWKILLVSPAIYFSTEAMGALGQLLFPFKNSWPIHADPLKSRDLGNFWGRRWNLWIQDWLRDITGAFKSNSRSQTILLGFLFSGLFHELMCNLPYWLIYRKSYFGTMMAYFLIQGLALWIDKKYIKVSSPFLRRIYCWCAVVIPSPLFINVPLLTFLGLKHV